A window from Argopecten irradians isolate NY chromosome 3, Ai_NY, whole genome shotgun sequence encodes these proteins:
- the LOC138317603 gene encoding succinate dehydrogenase cytochrome b560 subunit, mitochondrial-like: MLEGFQIISKMALLLRNLGRKGLLGHNRLVLTKCVQPSSSQAYDEMKEFWQKNKKLNRPLSPHLSIYSPQLTSMLSLGHRATGIAMSVAIPVVATGLMFAPGDFASYLHAVHLSAGTVIACKYIVAFPFVYHYINGIRHLAWDWAKGFSLKDTYNSGYVVLALSVIITACLVHLV; this comes from the exons AAATTTGGGCAGGAAAGGTCTGCTGGGACACAACAGATTGGTGCTAACAAAATG TGTACAGCCATCATCATCCCAAGCTTATGATGAAATGAAGGAATTCTGGCAAAAAAACAAAAAGCTGAACCGACCATTGTCTCCGCATTTATCAATCTATAG TCCACAACTGACCTCCATGCTGTCTTTGGGTCACAGAGCCACCGGTATTGCTATGTCTGTTG CTATCCCTGTAGTCGCCACAGGCTTAATGTTTGCCCCAGGAGATTTTGCATCCTACCTACATGCTGTGCACCTGAGTGCTGGAACTGTAATTGCCTGTAAATACATTGTGGCTTTTCCCTTCGTCTACCATTACATCAACGGTATACGCCATCTG GCTTGGGACTGGGCTAAAGGTTTCAGTTTAAAAGACACCTACAACAGTGGATATGTGGTACTGGCTCTCTCAGTGATTATCACAGCTTGTCTCGTGCATCTGGTGTGA